A stretch of Desulfotalea psychrophila LSv54 DNA encodes these proteins:
- a CDS encoding ribonuclease HII — MKDIIPLLSQLPQDNFFLERSLHNLGYDIIAGTDEVGRGPLAGPVIAAAVILPADCDHHLFQDSKILSHKKRVHLFQLLTEIDAFIGIGTVSEKIIDEINILQASLLAMKLAIEDLASNCSRPSFLLVDGKFKVPIDLAQVALIKGESKSASIAAASIVAKVTRDRYMQDLHSQYPQYGFNTNSGYPTKKHREAIGEFGITCYHRRSFKGVKEYVDISQEKGGRG; from the coding sequence ATGAAAGACATCATCCCTCTTTTATCCCAGCTCCCGCAGGACAATTTTTTTCTTGAACGATCTCTTCATAATCTTGGCTATGATATCATAGCTGGCACCGATGAAGTGGGTCGAGGCCCCCTTGCTGGACCTGTCATTGCCGCGGCTGTGATTTTGCCGGCAGACTGCGACCATCATCTGTTTCAGGATTCAAAAATTCTCAGCCACAAAAAACGAGTTCATCTCTTTCAACTACTCACGGAAATAGATGCCTTCATTGGTATCGGCACCGTATCTGAAAAAATTATTGATGAGATAAACATCCTTCAGGCATCTCTCTTAGCCATGAAACTGGCCATCGAGGACCTTGCGTCCAACTGTTCACGGCCGAGCTTTCTTCTTGTTGACGGCAAGTTTAAAGTGCCCATTGATCTCGCTCAAGTTGCTCTGATCAAAGGAGAATCCAAGAGTGCCTCCATCGCCGCCGCAAGTATTGTGGCCAAGGTGACCCGGGACAGATACATGCAAGATCTGCATAGCCAATATCCCCAATATGGTTTTAATACCAATAGTGGCTATCCCACCAAAAAACACCGTGAGGCAATCGGGGAATTTGGCATCACCTGTTATCATCGCAGATCTTTTAAGGGAGTAAAAGAGTATGTCGATATTTCGCAAGAAAAAGGGGGCAGAGGGTGA
- the rplS gene encoding 50S ribosomal protein L19 — MSIIIDRINQEQMRQDHPDFRPGDTVAVHIRIIEGSKERVQLFQGVVIKRQKGTMDASYTVRKISHGVGVEKTFALHNPRIEKIEVITRGRVRRSRLYYLRDLRGKAARIRERSLRR; from the coding sequence ATGAGCATAATAATAGACAGAATTAATCAAGAGCAGATGCGTCAAGATCACCCAGATTTTCGTCCAGGTGACACCGTAGCAGTACATATTCGCATCATTGAGGGAAGTAAAGAAAGGGTTCAGCTTTTTCAAGGCGTTGTAATCAAACGTCAAAAAGGCACCATGGATGCTTCTTACACCGTACGTAAAATCTCCCACGGTGTTGGCGTTGAGAAGACCTTCGCACTGCACAATCCACGTATCGAGAAGATCGAGGTTATCACCCGTGGTCGTGTACGTCGTTCACGTCTCTACTATCTCCGTGATCTTCGCGGTAAGGCTGCACGTATTCGTGAGCGCAGTCTCAGACGTTAA
- the rpsP gene encoding 30S ribosomal protein S16 → MAVRIRLTRLGRKKMPFYRLVVADSEAKRDGKFLDIVGTYDPMQDPAVITINDEKLQDWVGRGALPTTTVKSLLKKAAANK, encoded by the coding sequence ATGGCAGTACGTATTAGACTAACCAGACTTGGAAGAAAGAAGATGCCTTTTTATCGTCTTGTTGTAGCTGACAGTGAGGCTAAACGCGATGGTAAATTTCTTGATATCGTAGGAACATATGATCCTATGCAAGATCCAGCAGTTATCACCATCAACGATGAGAAGTTGCAAGATTGGGTAGGACGTGGTGCTTTGCCTACTACCACAGTCAAGAGTCTCTTGAAAAAAGCTGCTGCAAACAAGTAA
- a CDS encoding RNA methyltransferase, producing the protein MVTLGAKNVSIALVHHPVVNKVGEIIGSAVTNLDLHDIARVARTYGVGQYYLTTPYEDQQKLIGEIIAHWQTGHGGTYNPARKEALSIVSMAGSIDAVIETIEQQHGRKPTVIATSAKVSENTLAYDKVREKLGLNEPILLLFGTAHGLAPEVMNRVDFVLPPIDGGTDYNHLPVRAAVAIIMDRLLGWE; encoded by the coding sequence ATGGTTACTTTAGGCGCAAAAAATGTTTCAATTGCTCTGGTTCACCACCCAGTTGTAAATAAAGTTGGAGAAATAATCGGTTCTGCCGTGACAAATCTGGATCTTCATGATATAGCCAGAGTTGCGCGGACGTATGGTGTGGGCCAATATTATTTAACCACCCCCTACGAGGATCAACAAAAACTCATTGGTGAAATCATTGCTCACTGGCAAACAGGACATGGGGGAACCTATAATCCTGCTCGCAAAGAGGCCCTGAGCATTGTTTCAATGGCTGGATCAATTGATGCTGTAATTGAAACAATAGAGCAGCAACATGGGCGTAAACCCACTGTTATTGCTACCAGTGCAAAGGTAAGTGAAAATACACTTGCCTATGATAAAGTTCGGGAGAAATTAGGCCTTAACGAGCCCATACTTCTCCTATTTGGCACGGCTCATGGCCTCGCTCCTGAAGTGATGAATCGTGTTGATTTTGTTCTGCCACCTATTGACGGTGGAACAGATTATAATCACCTTCCTGTACGAGCTGCCGTTGCTATAATCATGGACAGATTGCTTGGCTGGGAATAG
- the trmD gene encoding tRNA (guanosine(37)-N1)-methyltransferase TrmD: MLFNILTIFPNLLSSPLEEGILKRAQNSGSIDVNIVDIRQYASDKHSTTDARPYGGGEGMVMKAEPLSLAVQDIKKKDAGRVIFLTPQGRKYTQRVAEELAQESSITLVCGRYEGVDERFCEKYIDDEISLGDFILTGGELAALMVVDSVSRILPGVLGCDASVTNDTFSRHLLKHPQYTRPRIFEGLEVPDVLLSGDHQAIEDYRFIASVERTFHKRPGLLKKEIFNKREKKLLKQHNLYSKIVALQDID; encoded by the coding sequence ATGTTATTTAACATATTGACTATCTTCCCCAATCTCCTCTCTTCTCCCCTTGAAGAGGGCATTTTGAAAAGAGCACAAAATTCGGGAAGTATAGACGTTAACATTGTTGATATTAGGCAATATGCCTCTGATAAACATTCCACCACGGATGCTCGCCCCTATGGCGGTGGTGAGGGAATGGTTATGAAGGCAGAGCCACTCAGCCTTGCTGTCCAAGATATCAAAAAGAAAGATGCAGGCAGAGTAATTTTCCTCACTCCTCAGGGTAGAAAGTATACACAGAGAGTTGCCGAAGAACTTGCTCAAGAATCAAGTATTACTCTAGTCTGTGGCCGTTATGAGGGTGTTGACGAGCGTTTTTGTGAAAAATATATTGATGATGAAATATCCCTTGGAGATTTCATCTTAACTGGTGGAGAACTTGCCGCCTTAATGGTAGTCGATTCAGTTAGTCGCATATTACCAGGAGTGCTTGGTTGTGATGCAAGTGTCACAAATGACACTTTTAGCCGTCACCTCCTCAAGCATCCTCAATATACTCGCCCTCGCATTTTTGAGGGGCTTGAAGTTCCGGACGTACTTTTATCCGGTGATCATCAGGCAATAGAAGACTATCGATTTATTGCTTCTGTTGAACGAACTTTTCATAAAAGACCTGGTCTGCTAAAAAAAGAGATCTTCAACAAAAGAGAGAAAAAATTGCTCAAGCAACATAATTTGTACTCCAAAATAGTTGCCTTGCAAGATATTGACTGA
- a CDS encoding KH domain-containing protein, which yields MQELIAHIAKSLVDHPEEVKVSKSVTDDTITLELAVAPDDLGKGIGKQGRTARAMRSILSATAAKEDMRSRLDIVE from the coding sequence ATGCAGGAACTAATAGCACATATAGCCAAATCACTTGTTGATCATCCTGAAGAGGTGAAGGTATCTAAATCTGTTACAGATGATACCATCACCTTGGAGCTCGCGGTAGCACCCGACGATCTCGGTAAGGGTATTGGCAAACAAGGAAGAACTGCACGAGCTATGCGTTCCATTCTTTCAGCAACAGCTGCTAAAGAAGACATGCGTTCTCGGCTTGATATCGTCGAATAA
- the rimM gene encoding ribosome maturation factor RimM (Essential for efficient processing of 16S rRNA): MSSEYNFPEDKFVLIGKIVKAHGMRGEVKVFLYSGHPERLSDYQQVFLVDEKGVLSPSLQVNKSRPQGKMAITLFETIFDRNRAEHVEGRGVLVARDSLPEIDASEYYWHQLIGKEVVGLDGNSFGKVREMFSNGAQDIMVVSAPNGDEILIPIIADIVVETGEEYIVIDPPEGLINMNET; this comes from the coding sequence ATGAGTTCTGAATATAATTTCCCAGAGGACAAATTTGTTCTCATCGGTAAGATAGTAAAAGCTCATGGTATGCGAGGTGAAGTAAAGGTTTTTCTTTACTCTGGCCATCCAGAAAGGCTTTCTGATTATCAACAGGTATTCCTTGTTGATGAAAAAGGTGTCTTGTCACCTTCGCTTCAGGTAAATAAGAGTCGCCCCCAGGGCAAAATGGCTATTACCTTATTTGAAACAATATTTGATCGAAATCGAGCTGAACATGTTGAGGGAAGGGGGGTTCTCGTAGCAAGAGATTCCCTTCCTGAAATTGATGCAAGTGAATATTACTGGCACCAGCTTATCGGCAAAGAGGTTGTTGGTTTGGATGGAAATAGTTTTGGCAAGGTTCGCGAAATGTTTTCCAATGGAGCCCAAGATATCATGGTGGTTTCAGCTCCAAATGGTGATGAAATTCTTATACCGATAATAGCAGACATTGTTGTTGAAACAGGTGAAGAATATATTGTCATTGACCCTCCTGAGGGCCTCATTAATATGAACGAAACATAA